In a genomic window of Virgibacillus sp. SK37:
- a CDS encoding ATP-dependent DNA helicase, with protein sequence MKTNSLPFTISKTENFFDRLGDYIGDVFYDILPDQGYELRDEQIYMAFQLEQAFKNKHTIFAEAGVGTGKTFVYLLYAICYARYRRKPAIISCADETLIEQLVKKDGDIEKLEKALGLSIDVRLAKARENYVCVRKLDALVEHTDDEDLHEVHDAIPEFVFDTSAMMKSFERYGDRKEYPWVSNESWEKIAWDPLEQCSTCEWRHRSGQTLNREYYRHATDLIICSHDFYMEHIWTKESRKREGQMPLLPEASCVVFDEGHLLEFAAQKGLTYRYNFETLSNVLTAYMGQDVREETLYLVEDILTLNDEWFQLLGKNTTNVQGSNRKEINFSSTMLEMAKSLYEKVQQLLEQLVFDAELFTMEDYHIKIIEEYLEFFSYGLSILLKDDEGIYWLEESETSTNLVIMPRLVEDVLKKEVFSQDIPFVFSSATLAQAGDFSYLANSLGIQSFDSFSVDSPFDYEEQMKIAGHIVSDKNSKWEKIGQQLINNEGRSLVLFSTMEEMEGFREWVNLQSFSFSVLYEGDREISETVRSFQLTASSVLCAYHLWEGLDVPGEALTQVIISSLPFPPKDPVFQAKRKHAKNPAHEVDIPYMLLRLRQGIGRLIRSSNDHGAIQLWVEEQQKQLYQDQIEAVLPVKIDWN encoded by the coding sequence ATGAAAACAAATTCACTTCCTTTTACCATTTCCAAAACAGAAAATTTCTTTGATCGACTTGGAGATTATATTGGTGATGTTTTTTACGATATATTACCAGATCAGGGGTATGAACTGCGTGATGAACAAATTTATATGGCTTTTCAATTAGAACAAGCGTTTAAAAATAAACATACGATATTTGCTGAAGCTGGGGTAGGTACAGGCAAGACATTTGTATACTTGCTCTACGCCATCTGTTATGCACGTTATCGCAGAAAACCTGCAATCATTTCATGTGCAGATGAAACATTAATCGAGCAGCTTGTAAAGAAAGATGGAGACATTGAGAAGCTGGAAAAAGCGCTCGGATTGTCTATTGATGTAAGACTTGCCAAGGCAAGAGAAAATTATGTATGTGTACGAAAATTAGATGCACTTGTCGAGCATACGGACGATGAGGACCTCCATGAAGTGCATGATGCTATACCGGAATTTGTTTTTGATACGAGCGCCATGATGAAGTCCTTTGAACGTTATGGAGACCGAAAAGAATATCCATGGGTGTCTAATGAAAGCTGGGAAAAAATTGCCTGGGACCCACTTGAGCAATGCTCCACTTGTGAATGGCGACACCGTAGTGGGCAAACATTAAATAGAGAGTACTATCGACATGCAACTGACTTAATCATTTGTTCACATGATTTTTATATGGAACATATATGGACAAAGGAGTCCAGAAAGCGTGAAGGGCAAATGCCATTATTGCCGGAAGCTAGCTGTGTTGTGTTCGATGAAGGGCATCTATTGGAGTTTGCTGCGCAAAAAGGATTAACCTATCGATATAATTTTGAAACACTGTCCAATGTATTAACAGCCTATATGGGGCAAGATGTTCGTGAAGAAACGTTATATTTAGTTGAAGATATCTTAACATTAAATGATGAGTGGTTTCAGTTACTTGGTAAGAATACGACTAATGTACAGGGTTCCAATAGAAAAGAAATAAATTTTTCTTCTACAATGCTTGAAATGGCAAAATCCTTATATGAAAAGGTTCAACAATTACTGGAACAGTTAGTTTTTGATGCAGAACTATTTACAATGGAAGATTACCATATCAAAATTATCGAAGAATACTTGGAGTTTTTCTCTTATGGATTATCCATTTTATTAAAGGATGATGAGGGTATTTACTGGTTAGAGGAGAGTGAAACATCCACCAATTTGGTAATTATGCCACGATTAGTAGAAGATGTGCTTAAAAAGGAAGTATTCTCGCAGGACATTCCGTTTGTCTTTTCTTCCGCTACTCTCGCTCAAGCGGGAGACTTTTCTTATCTAGCTAACAGTCTAGGTATTCAGTCATTTGATTCCTTTTCTGTTGATTCGCCTTTTGACTATGAAGAGCAGATGAAAATAGCTGGACATATCGTTAGTGATAAAAATAGCAAATGGGAAAAAATAGGTCAGCAGCTAATTAATAACGAAGGCCGTTCTCTCGTTCTGTTTTCCACAATGGAAGAAATGGAGGGGTTCAGGGAATGGGTTAACTTGCAATCCTTTTCTTTTTCCGTTCTTTATGAAGGAGATCGGGAAATAAGTGAGACAGTTCGCTCCTTCCAATTAACAGCATCTTCCGTTTTATGCGCATATCATTTATGGGAGGGGCTGGATGTCCCTGGGGAAGCGTTGACCCAGGTTATTATCTCATCCTTGCCGTTCCCGCCAAAGGATCCAGTTTTTCAGGCAAAGCGCAAGCATGCAAAAAACCCAGCTCATGAAGTCGACATACCTTATATGTTGCTCCGATTAAGACAAGGGATTGGCCGCTTAATTAGAAGCAGTAATGATCATGGAGCTATTCAGTTATGGGTAGAAGAACAACAGAAACAACTTTACCAAGATCAGATAGAAGCCGTGTTACCTGTTAAAATAGATTGGAACTAA
- a CDS encoding LytTR family DNA-binding domain-containing protein gives MQKLTITSLLNVIGELFSDEVSIGVTNKSEYIYYRPSKRIDLKISPGDSIKEGTLASKALLSEQKVSEFINRSVYGVPYHGMAVPFYQEEDLEGAVLAIYPAMTEGKSVVTVKTADGWRPIPFQEVLYLEVKERRTHVISDNVAGVHKHTLQEFEYILPIESFIRCHRSFIVNVNYIVDIFPDTHSTFLLSMKNGATIPVSQSYSSYFRKLLGF, from the coding sequence ATGCAGAAATTAACAATCACATCCTTATTAAATGTTATCGGAGAACTTTTTTCTGATGAAGTTTCTATAGGAGTCACAAATAAAAGTGAATATATTTATTATCGTCCAAGCAAACGGATTGATTTAAAAATTAGCCCAGGTGATTCTATAAAAGAGGGGACGCTGGCCAGTAAGGCATTACTATCCGAACAGAAGGTTTCCGAGTTTATTAATAGAAGCGTCTATGGTGTACCATACCATGGCATGGCTGTTCCATTCTATCAAGAGGAAGACTTGGAAGGGGCGGTATTGGCTATTTATCCTGCGATGACAGAAGGAAAGTCTGTTGTAACAGTGAAGACCGCTGATGGATGGAGACCAATTCCTTTTCAGGAAGTTTTGTACTTGGAAGTGAAAGAGCGAAGAACACATGTGATCTCAGATAACGTTGCAGGTGTACATAAACATACCCTCCAGGAGTTTGAATATATTTTACCGATAGAATCTTTTATTCGCTGTCATCGCTCTTTTATAGTAAACGTTAATTATATTGTGGATATTTTTCCAGATACGCATTCGACCTTTTTATTATCTATGAAAAATGGCGCGACAATACCGGTTAGTCAATCCTACTCTAGCTATTTTAGGAAATTACTTGGTTTTTAA
- a CDS encoding PaaI family thioesterase, with translation MMKEKVQAIQDDYAADYSWCYGCGRLNKEGLQLKTSWYGDQTVTEYTPREEHIAIPGFVYGGLIASLIDCHGTGSASLALHRKNGHEPGDGVEPPRFVTASLHIDFLKPTPHDTELKAVGIIEEVHPKKWKIHTEVFAGDQCCAKGEVIAAVMPRTFTAK, from the coding sequence ATGATGAAGGAAAAGGTCCAGGCAATACAAGATGATTACGCAGCTGATTATTCGTGGTGTTATGGTTGTGGAAGATTGAACAAAGAGGGTTTGCAATTGAAAACAAGCTGGTACGGAGATCAAACAGTTACGGAGTATACGCCGAGAGAAGAGCATATCGCCATTCCAGGTTTTGTATATGGGGGCTTAATTGCATCGTTAATTGATTGTCATGGCACTGGTTCTGCATCACTCGCCTTGCATCGGAAGAATGGCCATGAGCCTGGCGATGGAGTAGAGCCACCCAGATTTGTTACTGCATCGCTTCACATTGACTTTTTAAAACCAACTCCACATGATACGGAGTTAAAAGCAGTTGGTATAATTGAAGAAGTTCACCCTAAGAAGTGGAAGATACATACTGAAGTATTTGCAGGAGACCAATGTTGTGCGAAAGGCGAAGTCATAGCAGCAGTAATGCCAAGGACATTTACTGCAAAATAA
- a CDS encoding NAD(P)/FAD-dependent oxidoreductase, producing MRRLVILGGGYGGLRTLLGMLEHQLPNDVEITLVDRNPYHSIKTEFYTIAAGTVAEKDVRLDFPEDKRVTYFYGEIKKIDTENEQILFSDTSETLAYNYLLIGLGCEDDYHGIEGAEKYTHSVQTFAKARKTGLAVGNLKAYGKVTIVGAGLSGIEVASEIRESRKDLNIRLLDRGASVLKAFDSKIQEYVADWFIKNEVDVLHHSNVEYVEKDGVCNNGVCFVNDVTIWTAGVKPNYLVRDLPFKKDHQEKIIVNDFYQVPEKPNVYVVGDCVASEFSPSAQLAGQQGDQIAEILLAVLNNKQPSKPKEIKLKGTLGSLGRSDGFGNMMQKPMTGLLPRLAKSGVLWLNKRH from the coding sequence ATGAGAAGATTGGTGATTTTAGGTGGGGGTTATGGGGGTTTAAGAACTCTTTTGGGCATGTTAGAACATCAATTACCAAATGATGTCGAAATAACTTTGGTAGATCGCAACCCGTATCATTCGATAAAAACTGAATTTTATACGATTGCCGCTGGTACCGTTGCAGAAAAGGATGTCCGCTTGGATTTTCCAGAAGACAAGCGTGTTACCTATTTTTATGGAGAAATTAAAAAAATTGATACGGAAAATGAACAGATCCTATTTAGCGATACTAGTGAAACCCTTGCTTATAATTATTTATTAATTGGGCTAGGTTGTGAGGATGATTATCATGGAATTGAAGGAGCAGAAAAGTATACGCATAGTGTTCAGACCTTTGCAAAAGCGCGAAAGACCGGTTTAGCTGTTGGTAATTTAAAAGCATATGGGAAAGTAACAATTGTAGGGGCAGGCCTAAGTGGGATTGAAGTAGCGTCAGAAATCAGGGAAAGCAGAAAGGATTTAAATATTCGATTGCTTGATCGCGGTGCTTCTGTATTAAAGGCATTTGATTCAAAAATACAAGAATATGTAGCAGATTGGTTTATAAAAAATGAGGTCGATGTCCTCCATCACTCCAATGTAGAATATGTCGAAAAAGATGGTGTTTGCAATAATGGTGTTTGCTTTGTTAACGATGTGACCATTTGGACAGCAGGCGTAAAACCAAATTATCTTGTTAGAGATTTACCATTTAAAAAGGACCATCAGGAGAAAATTATTGTGAATGATTTCTATCAGGTTCCAGAGAAACCGAATGTTTATGTAGTTGGTGATTGTGTCGCTTCCGAATTTTCACCAAGTGCTCAGCTGGCAGGACAGCAAGGTGATCAAATTGCGGAAATTCTGTTAGCGGTATTAAATAACAAACAACCTAGTAAACCAAAAGAAATTAAGTTGAAAGGTACGTTGGGATCACTTGGCAGATCAGATGGATTTGGAAATATGATGCAAAAGCCAATGACTGGTCTACTGCCACGATTAGCAAAATCAGGTGTCCTTTGGTTAAACAAACGTCACTAA
- a CDS encoding LrgB family protein has translation MSKFVIGFVAIIITIAVYYLAVKLHKKLDYPFTVPVLTSTVLIIILLLGFRIPYETYMVGGGWIEKLLGPAVVALAYPLYQQRETLKKLTAPILIGTCGGAIVGVSSGLLLAKWAGFEETIIYSLTPKSVTTPVAMAVTDSLGGTTPLAAVFVMIAGIGGVLMSSAVFQLFRIKHPIGRGVGMGGASHAIGTASAMENSQLEGSVSTIAMIVSAVVVSLITPLLVSLYM, from the coding sequence ATGAGTAAATTCGTTATTGGTTTTGTGGCAATTATTATTACGATAGCGGTGTATTATTTAGCAGTAAAATTACATAAAAAGTTGGATTATCCATTTACTGTTCCTGTTCTAACTTCCACCGTTTTGATTATCATTCTCCTCTTGGGCTTTCGAATTCCATATGAAACATATATGGTTGGGGGTGGCTGGATTGAAAAGCTGCTTGGTCCTGCTGTGGTAGCGTTGGCTTATCCGCTTTATCAACAGAGAGAGACATTAAAAAAATTAACGGCGCCAATTCTTATAGGGACTTGTGGTGGTGCGATTGTAGGGGTTTCTTCTGGTTTATTATTGGCAAAGTGGGCTGGTTTTGAAGAAACTATTATCTATTCATTAACCCCAAAATCTGTGACGACCCCTGTTGCCATGGCAGTGACAGATTCGCTTGGTGGAACTACTCCACTTGCGGCAGTGTTTGTAATGATTGCTGGGATTGGTGGTGTGCTTATGAGTTCAGCTGTTTTTCAATTGTTTCGGATCAAGCACCCTATTGGAAGGGGAGTAGGGATGGGAGGAGCATCTCATGCGATTGGTACAGCATCTGCCATGGAAAACAGCCAGCTGGAAGGATCAGTAAGTACCATTGCCATGATTGTAAGTGCAGTTGTTGTTTCGCTAATCACCCCATTGTTGGTTAGTCTGTATATGTAA
- a CDS encoding CidA/LrgA family protein has protein sequence MLKVIQIIIQIGLLSLLYLVGNWVQSVFNLVVPGSVIGMLLLFLLLTTGVFKISWIEAGATLIINNLAFFFIPVTVGVLEYYGVFAGKGFLLVGITLGSTILVMTCGGLISQWLVVRGEVKNE, from the coding sequence TTGCTTAAGGTCATACAAATAATTATACAAATCGGTTTATTATCATTACTCTACCTTGTAGGTAACTGGGTTCAGTCTGTTTTTAATCTAGTGGTGCCAGGTAGTGTGATTGGAATGTTGCTTCTATTTTTGCTTCTGACGACTGGTGTTTTTAAAATCTCTTGGATAGAGGCTGGAGCAACATTAATTATTAATAATCTAGCATTCTTTTTTATTCCCGTTACAGTTGGCGTATTAGAGTATTACGGGGTATTCGCTGGGAAGGGGTTTTTGTTAGTTGGCATTACATTAGGAAGTACAATATTGGTGATGACATGTGGTGGATTAATAAGCCAGTGGCTGGTGGTTAGGGGAGAAGTTAAAAATGAGTAA
- the argH gene encoding argininosuccinate lyase, with amino-acid sequence MKLWGGRFTKPTNQLVDEYTASISFDKKLAQFDIQGSLAHVEMLKVCNIISAEDATSITAGLKKVAAKIKNGEAVLSEEHEDIHMNVEKLLIEEVGAVGGKLHTGRSRNDQVALDMRLYLREAIVELSQLLIHVQEALYKQAQENLETVLPGYTHLQRAQPVLFAHHMMAYAFMFERDLERLQDSWKRVNKSPLGAGALAGTTFPIDRKLVAQELGFDGICENSLDAVSDRDFVVEFLSTASMISMHLSRLCEELVQWSSAEFNFIELDDAFCTGSSMMPQKKNPDVAELVRGKTGRVYGHLVGMLTTLKGLPLAYNKDMQEDKEGMFDTVETLKGALALFAPMIESMYVKKDMMYEAVSKDFSNATDLADYLVGKGMPFRESHAVVGQIVLHCIQQDKYLLDLTLEEFRSFSMLVEEDIFNVLTPEAVVNARDVAGGTARNRVEEQLLTITGKLEVNKKWIQEHEDVANLYMQV; translated from the coding sequence ATGAAACTATGGGGAGGACGCTTTACAAAACCAACAAACCAACTGGTAGATGAATATACTGCGTCTATTTCTTTTGATAAAAAGCTTGCCCAATTCGATATTCAGGGCAGTCTTGCACATGTGGAAATGCTAAAAGTATGTAATATCATTTCAGCAGAGGATGCCACAAGTATTACAGCTGGTTTGAAAAAAGTTGCAGCTAAAATTAAAAATGGAGAAGCAGTGTTAAGTGAAGAGCATGAAGATATTCATATGAATGTGGAAAAGCTTTTGATTGAGGAAGTTGGGGCTGTTGGTGGCAAATTGCATACTGGGAGAAGCCGAAACGACCAAGTAGCCCTTGATATGCGACTCTATTTAAGAGAAGCAATCGTTGAACTAAGTCAATTGCTTATTCATGTTCAAGAAGCACTTTATAAACAAGCACAGGAAAATCTGGAAACAGTCCTACCAGGCTATACCCATTTGCAACGAGCACAGCCAGTACTATTTGCACATCATATGATGGCATATGCGTTTATGTTTGAACGTGATTTGGAAAGATTGCAGGATAGCTGGAAGCGAGTGAACAAGTCACCGCTTGGTGCAGGAGCATTGGCTGGGACCACGTTTCCAATCGATCGGAAGCTCGTAGCGCAGGAATTAGGTTTTGATGGAATTTGTGAAAATAGCTTAGATGCTGTTAGTGACAGAGACTTCGTAGTCGAATTTCTCTCCACAGCATCCATGATATCCATGCACTTATCTCGCCTATGTGAGGAGCTTGTTCAATGGTCCAGTGCAGAATTTAATTTCATTGAACTAGATGATGCATTTTGTACAGGCAGCAGTATGATGCCACAAAAGAAAAATCCGGATGTAGCAGAACTCGTGCGAGGGAAAACAGGAAGAGTGTATGGCCATTTGGTTGGTATGCTCACGACCCTTAAAGGACTTCCATTAGCGTATAATAAGGATATGCAGGAAGATAAAGAGGGGATGTTTGACACGGTAGAAACCCTAAAAGGAGCGCTTGCCCTTTTTGCACCTATGATTGAAAGCATGTATGTAAAAAAAGATATGATGTATGAAGCGGTAAGCAAGGACTTTTCCAATGCAACAGACTTAGCAGACTATCTGGTAGGAAAAGGGATGCCTTTTCGTGAATCACATGCTGTAGTTGGTCAGATCGTATTGCATTGCATTCAGCAGGATAAGTATTTGCTTGATCTTACTTTGGAGGAATTTCGCTCGTTCTCTATGCTTGTAGAAGAGGATATCTTTAATGTTTTAACTCCGGAAGCAGTAGTAAATGCTAGAGATGTAGCGGGTGGAACGGCTAGAAACAGAGTAGAAGAGCAATTACTGACTATAACAGGCAAGTTGGAAGTAAATAAAAAGTGGATTCAGGAGCATGAAGATGTTGCTAATCTTTATATGCAAGTTTAA
- a CDS encoding argininosuccinate synthase, which translates to MNKEKVVLAYSGGLDTSVAVKWLQDNYNYDVIAVALDVGEGKDLGFIKEKALNVGAIKSYVVDAKSIYAEEYVLPALQANLLYEGKYPLISALSRPLIAKILVDIAEKEGAVAVAHGCTGKGNDQVRFDVAFTALNPSLKIVAPVREWAMSRDEEIAYAKEHGIPVPVDVDNPFSIDQNLWGRSNECGVLEDPWVEAPKEAYELTVDPVDAPDTPQVVQLTFEQGKPVSLDGTSLPLEELILQLNEIAGKHGVGRIDHVENRLVGIKSREIYEAPAALTLIAAHQELEALTLPREVAQFKPMIEQKLSQTVYDGLWYSPLTDALKAFINETQQHVSGTVKVKLYKGHAQVVGRESAQSLYDFDLATYNAEDAFDHEAALGFIKLWGLPTKVHATVNQTHAKKAISTEEAVVDVKEAVKP; encoded by the coding sequence ATGAATAAAGAAAAAGTCGTTTTGGCATATTCTGGAGGTCTTGATACATCAGTTGCAGTGAAGTGGTTACAGGATAACTATAATTATGATGTTATTGCGGTCGCCCTAGATGTAGGAGAAGGAAAAGACCTTGGTTTTATAAAAGAGAAAGCATTGAATGTAGGGGCTATAAAATCCTATGTTGTTGACGCGAAATCAATTTATGCGGAAGAATATGTACTCCCGGCGTTACAGGCAAATTTACTATATGAAGGGAAGTATCCATTAATTTCTGCTTTGTCCCGTCCGCTAATTGCTAAGATTCTAGTAGATATTGCAGAAAAGGAAGGAGCAGTTGCTGTCGCTCATGGTTGTACAGGAAAAGGGAATGACCAGGTTCGGTTTGATGTTGCTTTTACTGCATTAAATCCTTCTCTAAAGATCGTTGCGCCTGTGCGTGAATGGGCAATGTCTCGAGATGAAGAGATTGCATATGCAAAAGAGCATGGAATTCCTGTTCCTGTCGATGTAGATAATCCGTTTAGTATTGACCAAAACTTATGGGGACGTAGTAATGAATGTGGCGTATTGGAGGATCCATGGGTGGAAGCACCAAAAGAAGCGTATGAACTGACTGTAGACCCTGTTGATGCCCCAGATACTCCACAGGTCGTGCAACTAACATTTGAACAAGGAAAACCAGTATCACTTGATGGCACTTCCCTGCCACTCGAAGAGCTGATTTTGCAATTAAATGAAATTGCCGGAAAGCATGGAGTCGGGCGCATTGACCATGTGGAGAATCGTCTAGTAGGAATTAAATCACGGGAAATTTATGAAGCACCTGCAGCTTTAACATTAATTGCTGCACATCAAGAGCTGGAAGCTTTAACTCTACCAAGAGAGGTTGCGCAATTTAAGCCAATGATTGAACAGAAGCTCTCTCAAACGGTATATGATGGTTTATGGTATTCTCCATTAACGGATGCTCTTAAAGCGTTTATTAATGAAACACAACAACACGTGTCTGGTACGGTAAAGGTAAAACTGTATAAAGGGCATGCTCAGGTAGTTGGTCGGGAATCTGCTCAATCGCTATATGACTTTGATTTGGCAACATATAACGCGGAAGATGCATTTGACCATGAAGCAGCATTAGGCTTTATAAAACTTTGGGGCTTACCAACAAAGGTTCACGCTACAGTGAATCAAACGCATGCTAAGAAGGCCATTTCCACAGAGGAAGCAGTTGTAGATGTAAAGGAAGCTGTGAAACCATGA
- a CDS encoding multidrug efflux SMR transporter: MGWLYVAGAAISEMIGVLGLQLFSKNKNIKNGLLYFGGLAASFVLLYASFSYLMVSVAYAVWIGIGTAGAVIMNMIFFGEKKNTPRIISLLAIIIGVTGLKAMS; encoded by the coding sequence ATGGGTTGGTTATATGTCGCAGGTGCAGCAATAAGCGAAATGATAGGTGTATTAGGTTTACAACTTTTTAGTAAGAATAAGAACATTAAAAATGGCCTACTCTATTTCGGTGGGTTAGCAGCCTCTTTTGTATTACTATACGCCTCTTTTTCTTATTTAATGGTTAGTGTTGCTTATGCAGTCTGGATTGGAATTGGAACAGCAGGTGCTGTCATTATGAATATGATCTTCTTTGGTGAAAAAAAGAACACTCCGCGGATTATAAGTCTTTTAGCAATTATTATAGGAGTTACTGGTTTAAAGGCAATGTCCTAA
- a CDS encoding multidrug efflux SMR transporter, whose product MNKSWIYVILTSLFELIWIFGFNVASEWWHWAIILGCISLDLHFLTKACENLPTGTVYAIFAAAGTVGTALMDVYIFNGNLSTPKVLFMVLLVAGVIGLKLADNLPDKGEKEVVN is encoded by the coding sequence ATGAATAAATCATGGATATACGTTATATTAACAAGTCTTTTTGAATTAATTTGGATTTTTGGTTTTAACGTAGCTAGTGAATGGTGGCACTGGGCTATTATTTTGGGATGTATCTCGCTGGATTTGCACTTTTTAACTAAGGCTTGTGAGAACCTGCCAACAGGAACGGTTTACGCTATCTTTGCAGCTGCAGGGACGGTTGGTACAGCCTTAATGGATGTATATATCTTTAATGGAAATCTAAGTACACCAAAGGTTTTATTTATGGTTCTTCTTGTTGCTGGGGTAATTGGATTAAAGCTAGCAGATAATTTACCTGATAAGGGAGAAAAGGAGGTTGTGAATTAA
- a CDS encoding TetR family transcriptional regulator, protein MDDKKEKIIRSAIEVFKEKGIEKAKVSEIVKGAGIAQGTFYLYFPSKLAVMPSIAEKMVKKTMEAIDKEIEEETPFDQKLEQIIELVFQLTKEYKEIMALIYAGLASSDYLTQWEAIYQPYYNWMSTFLENAKLEGQIREDVQPKHTAELLIGLIESVAEQSYLYDNQEAEVIERKKEEVFSFIKHALKK, encoded by the coding sequence ATGGACGATAAAAAAGAGAAAATTATCCGTTCTGCTATTGAGGTCTTTAAAGAAAAAGGGATTGAAAAAGCCAAAGTTTCCGAGATTGTTAAAGGAGCAGGGATAGCCCAGGGAACCTTTTATTTATATTTTCCATCAAAGCTTGCTGTAATGCCATCCATTGCAGAGAAAATGGTTAAAAAAACAATGGAAGCAATAGATAAAGAAATTGAGGAAGAGACTCCTTTCGATCAAAAGCTGGAACAGATTATTGAACTAGTTTTTCAACTCACAAAAGAATATAAAGAAATTATGGCACTTATCTATGCAGGCTTAGCCTCTAGTGACTATCTTACTCAATGGGAGGCCATTTATCAGCCGTACTATAACTGGATGAGTACCTTTTTGGAAAACGCTAAATTGGAAGGTCAAATAAGAGAAGATGTTCAGCCGAAGCATACAGCAGAACTGTTAATTGGTTTAATTGAATCAGTTGCCGAACAGTCTTATTTATATGATAACCAAGAAGCAGAGGTTATTGAAAGAAAAAAGGAAGAGGTATTTTCATTTATTAAACATGCACTAAAAAAATAA
- a CDS encoding SDR family NAD(P)-dependent oxidoreductase — translation MGRVQGKVALVTGGASGIGLSAATLLAKEGASVVIGDFNVDGAKEAAREIRNQGGEATGIFLDASKEESIAEAVDFTVKKYGSLTTLYNNVGLTNIQKDLDVVNIDLDEWDRLMNVNTKSVVIGSRYAIPHMKEAGGGSIINTASMAAFASDSIRSAYGASKAAVVQLTKYIATQYGKDGIRCNGVAPGLILTPAAKNNLSEELQATFMRYNALPYHGDPDDIGNAVLFLASDESKFMTGQTLQIEGGHYLANPTVPFFNEMAAKQKESN, via the coding sequence ATGGGAAGAGTACAAGGAAAAGTAGCGTTAGTAACCGGAGGCGCTTCTGGTATCGGATTATCTGCAGCAACATTACTTGCTAAGGAAGGTGCAAGCGTTGTAATTGGAGATTTTAATGTAGATGGAGCGAAAGAAGCAGCACGGGAAATTCGCAACCAAGGTGGAGAAGCTACTGGTATTTTCTTAGATGCTTCAAAAGAGGAATCTATCGCAGAAGCAGTTGATTTCACTGTTAAAAAATATGGTTCATTAACAACTTTATATAATAATGTTGGATTAACTAATATTCAAAAAGATTTGGATGTAGTTAACATCGACTTGGATGAATGGGACCGTTTGATGAACGTTAATACAAAGAGTGTTGTAATAGGTAGTCGCTATGCTATACCTCATATGAAGGAAGCAGGTGGTGGATCCATTATTAATACCGCATCCATGGCAGCTTTTGCAAGTGACTCCATCCGCTCTGCATATGGTGCTTCAAAAGCAGCTGTAGTTCAGCTAACAAAATACATTGCTACACAATATGGAAAAGACGGAATTCGCTGTAATGGCGTGGCACCAGGGTTAATTTTAACTCCAGCAGCTAAAAATAATTTGTCTGAAGAGTTACAGGCAACATTCATGCGTTACAACGCACTTCCATATCATGGAGATCCTGATGATATCGGTAATGCCGTATTATTCTTGGCTTCAGATGAATCTAAATTCATGACTGGACAAACACTTCAAATCGAGGGTGGGCATTACTTAGCAAACCCAACTGTACCATTTTTCAACGAAATGGCAGCAAAACAAAAAGAATCTAATTAA
- a CDS encoding MarR family winged helix-turn-helix transcriptional regulator, with protein sequence MDKEKNIFKLIRTIELFSNESMLTWSRSFQYSVGISSILVLQELRQKGAQKQSELASTLGYTPGAMTNIASKLINEGYAIRKYDAGDRRVIRLEITEEGLQLLENAQQKGTEIRKEMFEVLSEEEISQFLAIQEKLLQHIENKPK encoded by the coding sequence ATGGACAAGGAAAAAAATATTTTTAAACTAATCCGTACGATTGAGTTGTTTTCGAATGAATCCATGCTGACATGGTCCCGATCATTCCAATATTCAGTTGGGATATCTTCCATTTTGGTATTGCAGGAATTAAGACAGAAAGGGGCCCAGAAGCAATCTGAATTAGCTTCTACGTTAGGTTATACTCCAGGTGCGATGACCAATATTGCCTCAAAACTAATTAATGAAGGATATGCAATACGGAAGTATGATGCTGGTGACCGACGTGTCATTCGCTTGGAAATAACTGAAGAGGGTTTACAGTTGTTAGAGAATGCTCAGCAAAAAGGTACCGAGATCAGAAAAGAAATGTTTGAGGTTTTAAGTGAGGAAGAAATTAGTCAGTTCCTCGCAATCCAAGAAAAATTACTGCAACATATTGAAAATAAACCAAAATAA